One Littorina saxatilis isolate snail1 linkage group LG12, US_GU_Lsax_2.0, whole genome shotgun sequence genomic region harbors:
- the LOC138981734 gene encoding serine/threonine-protein kinase 32A-like isoform X1, which translates to MGTGHSTRRMSFDASGKVNFDHFQILRAIGKGSFGKVCIVQKKDTKRMFAMKYMNKAMCARQQAINNVIRELNMLTCLDHPFLVNLWYAFQDEEDMFMVVDLLLGGDLRFHMNQEVVFTEECIQLYIAELALALDYLRSQNILHRDIKPDNILLDEQGHCHVTDFNIATQLSENEYATSISGTWPYMAPETFGVAINERRGYSYPVDWWSLGISIFEILKRRRPFSISHNTSASEVWAMMTAARGQPLDLHRVSDALKDLLMMLLEFEPKDRLCSLEKLKEHKFMSSLNFDAVLNLGYPASFVPSKEHLNCDPTYELEEMIIETKPLHKKKKRLAKQISRQSTEGVLTKTCCPFSALSSTNVHEKDETEMDELTKMFKYYNKEEANASRDPSLVIPSTDTLWRGEGTTSPTTVRDPMDISQEGRSTISRLTSRCKKHRRNSCTECGSNWNYNYSQHHCLQEGPTVTIPPHAVSITLQGVGVTRDDVLVDSHTVTQHSGLSQSCVLGTSSSPSQPGSGKASQVPQPCGAVKSPAVSTASWPSPDTTASKSSSKGWSVSGQLQRQQRLPSEEDKCSGHGNGIASELALRTDT; encoded by the exons gtGTGCATCGTGCAGAAGAAGGACACGAAGCGCATGTTCGCCATGAAGTACATGAATAAAGCCATGTGTGCCCGCCAGCAGGCCATCAACAACGTCATCAGGGAGCTCAACATGCTCACATGTCTCGACCACCCCTTCCTGGTCAACCTCTGGTACGCCTTTCAG GACGAGGAAGACATGTTCATGGTGGTGGACCTACTGCTGGGGGGTGACCTCCGCTTTCACATGAACCAGGAGGTGGTCTTCACAGAGGAGTGCATCCAGCTCTACATCGCGGAGCTCGCCCTGGCCCTTGACTACCTCCGCTCACAGAACATCCTACACAG agATATCAAGCCAGACAATATATTACTGGATGAACAAG GACACTGTCACGTGACGGATTTCAACATCGCCACTCAGTTGTCCGAAAATGAATACGCAACTTCTATATCTGGCACATGGCCTTATATGG CCCCTGAAACGTTTGGCGTTGCTATCAATGAGAGACGTGGCTACAGTTATCCTGTTGACTGGTGGTCCCTCGGTATCTCCATCTTTGAAATTCTCAAGAGGcgg AGACCGTTCTCCATTTCCCACAACACGTCAGCAAGCGAGGTGTGGGCCATGATGACAGCAGCACGGGGACAGCCACTGGACCTGCACCGAGTCAGCGACGCTCTCAAGGACCTCCTCATGATG TTACTGGAGTTTGAGCCAAAGGACAGACTCTGTTCGCTTGAGAAATTAAAGGAACACAAGTTCATGTCATCATTAAACTTTGATGCGGTTCTCAACCTCGGTTATCCTGCATCATTTGTTCCTTCT AAGGAGCATCTAAACTGTGACCCTACGTATGAACTTGAAGAGATGATCATAGAGACAAAGCCGCtgcacaagaagaagaaacggcTGGCCAAGCAGATCTCCAGGCAGAGCACGGAGGGGGTACTGACCAAAACATGTTGCCCTTTCTCTGCTTTATCAAGCACAAATGTTCAT GAAAAAGATGAGACCGAGATGGACGAGCTCACAAAGATGTTTAAATATTACAATAAAGAAGAAGCGAATGCAAGCAGAGACCC ATCCCTAGTGATACCCAGCACAGACACCCTCTGGCGTGGGGAAGGCACCACAAGCCCGACCACGGTCAGAGACCCAATGGACATTTCGCAGGAGGGCAGGTCCACAATAAGCCGGCTGACGTCCAGGTGCAAAAAGCACAGACGGAATAGTTGCACGGAGTGTGGGAGCAATTGGAACTACAACTACAGTCAGCACCACTGCCTGCAAGAAGGGCCTACAGTGACCATCCCACCTCACGCCGTCTCCATCACTCTGCAGGGCGTTGGTGTCACAAGGGACGATGTGCTCGTGGACTCGCATACAGTGACACAACACTCTGGGCTGTCCCAGTCATGTGTTTTAGGAACTTCTTCCTCGCCTTCACAGCCAGGCAGCGGTAAAGCATCTCAGGTGCCACAGCCTTGTGGCGCTGTCAAATCTCCTGCAGTCTCCACGGCCAGCTGGCCAAGTCCAGACACTACAGCCAGCAAAAGCAGCAGTAAGGGCTGGAGCGTGTCCGGTCAGCTGCAGCGGCAGCAGCGACTGCCCAGCGAGGAGGACAAGTGTAGTGGACACGGTAATGGCATAGCGTCAGAGCTGGCCCTTCGGACAGATACGTGA
- the LOC138981734 gene encoding serine/threonine-protein kinase 32A-like isoform X2, producing MGTGHSTRRMSFDASGKVNFDHFQILRAIGKGSFGKVCIVQKKDTKRMFAMKYMNKAMCARQQAINNVIRELNMLTCLDHPFLVNLWYAFQDEEDMFMVVDLLLGGDLRFHMNQEVVFTEECIQLYIAELALALDYLRSQNILHRDIKPDNILLDEQGHCHVTDFNIATQLSENEYATSISGTWPYMAPETFGVAINERRGYSYPVDWWSLGISIFEILKRRRPFSISHNTSASEVWAMMTAARGQPLDLHRVSDALKDLLMMLLEFEPKDRLCSLEKLKEHKFMSSLNFDAVLNLGYPASFVPSKEHLNCDPTYELEEMIIETKPLHKKKKRLAKQISRQSTEGEKDETEMDELTKMFKYYNKEEANASRDPSLVIPSTDTLWRGEGTTSPTTVRDPMDISQEGRSTISRLTSRCKKHRRNSCTECGSNWNYNYSQHHCLQEGPTVTIPPHAVSITLQGVGVTRDDVLVDSHTVTQHSGLSQSCVLGTSSSPSQPGSGKASQVPQPCGAVKSPAVSTASWPSPDTTASKSSSKGWSVSGQLQRQQRLPSEEDKCSGHGNGIASELALRTDT from the exons gtGTGCATCGTGCAGAAGAAGGACACGAAGCGCATGTTCGCCATGAAGTACATGAATAAAGCCATGTGTGCCCGCCAGCAGGCCATCAACAACGTCATCAGGGAGCTCAACATGCTCACATGTCTCGACCACCCCTTCCTGGTCAACCTCTGGTACGCCTTTCAG GACGAGGAAGACATGTTCATGGTGGTGGACCTACTGCTGGGGGGTGACCTCCGCTTTCACATGAACCAGGAGGTGGTCTTCACAGAGGAGTGCATCCAGCTCTACATCGCGGAGCTCGCCCTGGCCCTTGACTACCTCCGCTCACAGAACATCCTACACAG agATATCAAGCCAGACAATATATTACTGGATGAACAAG GACACTGTCACGTGACGGATTTCAACATCGCCACTCAGTTGTCCGAAAATGAATACGCAACTTCTATATCTGGCACATGGCCTTATATGG CCCCTGAAACGTTTGGCGTTGCTATCAATGAGAGACGTGGCTACAGTTATCCTGTTGACTGGTGGTCCCTCGGTATCTCCATCTTTGAAATTCTCAAGAGGcgg AGACCGTTCTCCATTTCCCACAACACGTCAGCAAGCGAGGTGTGGGCCATGATGACAGCAGCACGGGGACAGCCACTGGACCTGCACCGAGTCAGCGACGCTCTCAAGGACCTCCTCATGATG TTACTGGAGTTTGAGCCAAAGGACAGACTCTGTTCGCTTGAGAAATTAAAGGAACACAAGTTCATGTCATCATTAAACTTTGATGCGGTTCTCAACCTCGGTTATCCTGCATCATTTGTTCCTTCT AAGGAGCATCTAAACTGTGACCCTACGTATGAACTTGAAGAGATGATCATAGAGACAAAGCCGCtgcacaagaagaagaaacggcTGGCCAAGCAGATCTCCAGGCAGAGCACGGAGGGG GAAAAAGATGAGACCGAGATGGACGAGCTCACAAAGATGTTTAAATATTACAATAAAGAAGAAGCGAATGCAAGCAGAGACCC ATCCCTAGTGATACCCAGCACAGACACCCTCTGGCGTGGGGAAGGCACCACAAGCCCGACCACGGTCAGAGACCCAATGGACATTTCGCAGGAGGGCAGGTCCACAATAAGCCGGCTGACGTCCAGGTGCAAAAAGCACAGACGGAATAGTTGCACGGAGTGTGGGAGCAATTGGAACTACAACTACAGTCAGCACCACTGCCTGCAAGAAGGGCCTACAGTGACCATCCCACCTCACGCCGTCTCCATCACTCTGCAGGGCGTTGGTGTCACAAGGGACGATGTGCTCGTGGACTCGCATACAGTGACACAACACTCTGGGCTGTCCCAGTCATGTGTTTTAGGAACTTCTTCCTCGCCTTCACAGCCAGGCAGCGGTAAAGCATCTCAGGTGCCACAGCCTTGTGGCGCTGTCAAATCTCCTGCAGTCTCCACGGCCAGCTGGCCAAGTCCAGACACTACAGCCAGCAAAAGCAGCAGTAAGGGCTGGAGCGTGTCCGGTCAGCTGCAGCGGCAGCAGCGACTGCCCAGCGAGGAGGACAAGTGTAGTGGACACGGTAATGGCATAGCGTCAGAGCTGGCCCTTCGGACAGATACGTGA